One Leucoraja erinacea ecotype New England unplaced genomic scaffold, Leri_hhj_1 Leri_534S, whole genome shotgun sequence DNA segment encodes these proteins:
- the LOC129694076 gene encoding LOW QUALITY PROTEIN: class I histocompatibility antigen, F10 alpha chain-like (The sequence of the model RefSeq protein was modified relative to this genomic sequence to represent the inferred CDS: deleted 1 base in 1 codon): MEVNGALSQDLQTRWNMLRLLLLVALLCGGESAGSHSLRYLYTGVTPGYGVPEFTAVGYVDEEQIDYYDSVTRVKVPRQQWMADSQGPDYWERETQKRRGWEPVFKANVQILQKRTNRTVGCVKPLHCGPCVAGIHTLQRMCGYELRLDGSSAGFYQFGWDGEDLISFDREHMVWVTPVTWGLLTKHKWDRDTGGNLQWKGYLEKTCIEWLRKYVQAGQRQLSPVQPEVSIFLSGDGSRVWCFTTGFYPRSIEVNLVRDGLVLDESRSHGTLPNHDGTFQQRRWAHVEPGDTAPLSCRVEHPGLSEPLEVFLGEWGRGGRGLRKCSSKRPRIAVIVGLAVVAVAVAVGGVLYWKKRQAGTSGYNPTLSWERGEHSSNSSDTA; this comes from the exons ATGGAGGTGAATGGGGCTTTGTCCCAGGACTTGCAAACAAGGTGGAACATGCTGCGTCTGCTGCTGCTGGTGGCCCTCCTGTGTGGAGGGGAGTCTGCAG GCTCCCACTCGCTCCGTTATCTCTACACGGGGGTGACCCCGGGCTATGGGGTCCCTGAGTTCACGGCGGTGGGATACGTGGACGAGGAGCAGATTGATTACTACGACAGCGTGACGCGGGTAAAGGTGCCGCGGCAGCAGTGGATGGCGGACAGTCAGGGCCCCGACTACTGGGAGCGGGAGACACAGAAACGGAGGGGATGGGAGCCCGTATTCAAGGCCAACGTCCAGATCTTGCAGAAGCGGACAAACCGGACCGTGG gATGTGTAAAGCCCCTCCACTGCGGGCCGTGTGTTGCAGGGATCCACACTCTACAGCGCATGTGCGGCTATGAGCTGCGCTTGGACGGTTCCAGCGCTGGGTTTTACCAGTTCGGTTGGGACGGAGAGGATTTGATCAGCTTCGAC AGGGAGCACATGGTGTGGGTGACGCCCGTCACCTGGGGGTTGTTGACCAAACACAAGTGGGACCGGGACACGGGCGGGAACCTTCAGTGGAAGGGCTACCTGGAGAAGACGTGCATCGAGTGGCTGCGGAAATATGTCCAGGCCGGACAGAGGCAACTCAGCCCCG TCCAGCCGGAGGTGAGCATCTTCCTGTCGGGGGATGGGAGCCGCGTGTGGTGTTTCACCACGGGCTTCTACCCGCGCTCCATCGAGGTGAACCTGGTGCGGGACGGCCTGGTCCTGGATGAGAGCCGCTCCCACGGGACGCTGCCCAACCACGACGGCACCTTCCAGCAGCGCCGCTGGGCCCACGTGGAGCCCGGAGACACGGCCCCGCTCTCCTGCCGTGTGGAGCACCCGGGGCTGTCCGAGCCCCTCGAGGTCTTCCTGGGTGagtgggggcggggagggagaggac TCCGCAAGTGCAGCAGCAAGAGGCCGCGCATTGCAGTGATCGTTGGCCTGGCGGtggtggcggtggcggtggcTGTGGGGGGAGTCCTCTACTGGAAGAAGAGACAAG CGGGGACCAGCGGCTACAATCCCACCCTGT CCTGG